One genomic region from Deinococcus apachensis DSM 19763 encodes:
- a CDS encoding long-chain-fatty-acid--CoA ligase, translating into MSQDHPTELPRPVAPATRSVGHYWPEGKPRSLTIPRTSLMHNLRVSAERYPDKVALWFYGREVTYRELREGAERLAGHLAEQGVGKGDRVAVWLQNSPAWAVAAHAVWQLGGVVVPLAPMLQAREFAYFLGDAGIKVGVVGAELYERAKQGGLERAVVANIMRGTDAGRAGVPLPEGLDVNPELQEGDITLEDAVNHHPAPAAEVNADDLAVLPYTSGTTGRPKGAMHTHGSVQANVFGAGVWVDGTVEDVFLATLPFFHVTGFVNSLLAPLNGGSKVVVMARWDRDTARELIRRHGVVRWTNTATMVIDLMASPNFRPEDLSSVRDITGGGASLPASVGQRLLDLTGITFIEGYGLTETMAQTHTNPRGRQKLQCLGIPLFDVDARVVDLDSGEELPAGGVGEIVIHGPQVMQGYWNRPEATGEAFTEIGGKRFFRTGDLGYRDEEGYFFFTDRLKRMVNVSGMKVWPAEVENTLHGHPAVQEACVIAVPDERTGERARALIVLKPGQSATGEEIEAWARTQMATYKVPRDYQFVEGLPRGATGKVAWRPLQEQARAEVSGQR; encoded by the coding sequence ATGTCACAGGATCACCCCACCGAACTGCCCCGTCCCGTCGCCCCCGCCACCCGCAGCGTGGGGCACTACTGGCCTGAGGGCAAACCGCGCAGCCTGACGATTCCCCGCACCAGCCTGATGCACAACCTGCGCGTGTCCGCCGAGCGCTACCCCGACAAGGTCGCCCTGTGGTTCTACGGCCGCGAGGTGACGTACCGCGAGCTGCGCGAGGGGGCCGAGCGCCTCGCCGGGCACCTCGCCGAGCAGGGGGTGGGCAAGGGGGACCGCGTCGCGGTGTGGCTCCAGAACAGCCCGGCGTGGGCGGTCGCGGCCCATGCCGTCTGGCAGCTCGGCGGGGTCGTGGTGCCGCTGGCCCCCATGCTCCAGGCCCGCGAGTTCGCCTACTTCCTGGGGGACGCGGGCATCAAGGTGGGTGTGGTCGGCGCCGAGCTGTACGAGCGGGCCAAGCAGGGCGGGCTCGAACGTGCCGTCGTGGCGAACATCATGCGGGGCACCGACGCGGGGCGGGCGGGCGTGCCCCTTCCCGAGGGGCTGGACGTGAACCCCGAGTTGCAGGAGGGGGACATCACCCTGGAGGACGCCGTGAACCACCACCCGGCCCCCGCCGCCGAGGTGAACGCCGACGACCTCGCGGTGCTGCCCTACACGAGCGGCACGACCGGGCGGCCCAAGGGGGCCATGCACACCCACGGGAGCGTGCAGGCCAACGTCTTCGGCGCGGGCGTGTGGGTGGACGGCACGGTGGAGGACGTGTTCCTGGCGACCCTGCCCTTTTTCCACGTGACCGGCTTCGTCAACAGCCTGCTCGCGCCGCTCAATGGCGGCAGCAAGGTCGTCGTCATGGCCCGCTGGGACCGGGACACGGCGCGGGAACTCATCCGGCGGCACGGGGTGGTGCGTTGGACGAACACCGCCACCATGGTGATCGACCTGATGGCCTCCCCCAACTTCAGGCCGGAGGATTTGAGCAGCGTGCGCGACATCACGGGAGGCGGGGCCTCACTCCCCGCCTCGGTGGGGCAGCGGCTGCTCGACCTGACGGGCATCACCTTTATCGAGGGGTACGGCCTGACCGAGACCATGGCGCAGACGCACACCAACCCCAGGGGCCGCCAGAAACTCCAGTGCCTGGGCATCCCGCTCTTCGACGTGGACGCTCGGGTGGTGGACCTCGACAGCGGCGAGGAGCTTCCTGCGGGGGGCGTCGGCGAGATCGTGATTCACGGGCCGCAGGTCATGCAGGGCTACTGGAACCGGCCCGAGGCGACCGGGGAGGCCTTCACGGAGATCGGCGGCAAGCGCTTCTTCCGCACGGGCGATCTGGGCTACCGGGACGAGGAGGGGTACTTCTTCTTCACCGACCGCCTCAAGCGCATGGTGAACGTCTCGGGCATGAAGGTCTGGCCCGCTGAGGTCGAGAACACGCTTCACGGCCACCCCGCCGTGCAGGAGGCCTGCGTGATCGCCGTGCCCGACGAGCGCACCGGCGAGCGCGCCCGGGCCCTCATCGTCCTGAAGCCGGGGCAGAGCGCGACCGGGGAGGAGATCGAGGCCTGGGCCCGCACCCAGATGGCGACCTACAAGGTGCCGCGCGACTACCAGTTCGTGGAGGGCCTGCCGCGCGGCGCGACGGGCAAGGTCGCCTGGCGCCCCCTCCAGGAACAGGCCCGCGCCGAGGTGAGCGGTCAGCGGTAG
- a CDS encoding TIM-barrel domain-containing protein, with protein MTDIATRTITHHPTGIDDPYKRLPTERFPRDPQPGDRVQVNFRAGGAQGAVVLQAKGGAVRVEATPLGQDLWTADLGPVETGEYSYVIGTEEGVQSGPYPFTVGRWRQVSGVSRVEVRDQGVILELQGVEGWAGSAALSFPRAGVCRLHFGTGEAPPPAGLPCHAEQDGDLVTMQAEGTEVQVNLATLDVHVTRPGRTVGARSTLAFRWLEGASGLNQIEGRFRADPGEPLYGLGERFDTADRRGRVSDVRVYEEYKEQGARTYLPVPFVVSPGAWGLWLDAAEPSSFDLRGETCVITLDKLPESPLEMALHLIVADEPYGVTAAFTALNGGLAVPPKWAFGPWMSSNDWNNQARTEEVIRRTLAEDVPATVLVLEAWSDESTFYIWNDAQYTPKPGAEALTLSDFTFTGRWPDPKGLIDECHANGLHVLLWQIPVQKHVPEDHAQHRADEAHMVGRGYGVKEADGRPYRCQGWWFTDGLVMDFTNPEASAWWFAKRAYLFDELGIDGMKTDGGEHLWGRDLRLHDGRRGLEMYNGYPNSYVGAYHAFVQERTGGNGLTFSRAGFTGAGQYPAHWAGDENSTWNALRASIQAGLSAGVSGVSLWSWDIGGFSGEIPTVELYLRSVAFGAFCPVMQYHSEWNPAVENRDRTPWNLAERHRDPRTLEVYRRYAKLRMRLLDYLYGEAQAMSAEGLPLMRYPGLVSPQAGAFLAADPHAYLFTRDLLVCPVVEKGAQAREVRLPPGRWVDAWSGRTFEGNRVVLVPAPLECLPLFIRADSPRLEELRVIFATF; from the coding sequence GTGACCGATATTGCCACCCGAACCATCACCCACCACCCCACCGGCATCGACGACCCGTACAAGCGCCTGCCCACCGAGCGCTTTCCCCGCGATCCGCAGCCTGGCGACCGGGTTCAGGTGAACTTTCGCGCCGGGGGGGCGCAGGGGGCGGTGGTGCTGCAAGCGAAGGGTGGCGCCGTCCGGGTCGAGGCGACCCCTCTCGGGCAGGACCTGTGGACGGCGGATCTCGGCCCGGTGGAGACGGGTGAGTACAGCTACGTCATTGGGACGGAGGAAGGGGTGCAGAGCGGGCCCTACCCCTTCACGGTCGGTCGCTGGCGTCAGGTGAGCGGCGTCTCCAGGGTGGAGGTGCGGGATCAGGGCGTCATCCTCGAACTGCAAGGCGTGGAGGGGTGGGCGGGAAGCGCGGCGCTCAGCTTTCCGCGAGCCGGGGTGTGCCGCCTCCACTTCGGGACGGGGGAGGCGCCTCCTCCGGCAGGCCTCCCATGTCACGCCGAACAGGACGGCGATCTGGTGACCATGCAGGCCGAGGGCACCGAGGTCCAGGTCAACCTCGCCACGCTCGACGTCCACGTCACGCGGCCGGGCCGCACCGTCGGCGCCCGCTCCACCCTCGCCTTCCGCTGGCTGGAGGGGGCGAGCGGGCTCAATCAGATCGAGGGACGGTTCAGGGCCGATCCGGGCGAGCCACTGTACGGCCTGGGCGAACGCTTCGACACGGCCGACCGCCGGGGCCGCGTGTCCGACGTGCGCGTCTACGAGGAATACAAGGAGCAGGGCGCACGGACGTACCTCCCTGTGCCGTTCGTCGTCTCGCCGGGGGCCTGGGGCCTCTGGCTGGACGCCGCCGAGCCGTCCTCCTTCGACCTGCGGGGCGAGACCTGTGTCATCACCCTCGACAAGCTCCCCGAATCGCCGCTGGAGATGGCCCTCCACCTCATCGTCGCGGATGAGCCCTACGGAGTGACGGCGGCCTTCACCGCGCTGAACGGGGGTCTGGCCGTTCCCCCGAAATGGGCCTTCGGCCCCTGGATGAGTTCCAACGACTGGAACAACCAGGCCCGCACCGAGGAGGTGATCCGGCGCACCCTGGCCGAGGACGTGCCCGCCACCGTCCTCGTGCTGGAAGCCTGGAGCGACGAGAGCACCTTCTACATCTGGAACGACGCGCAGTACACCCCGAAACCCGGCGCCGAGGCGTTGACCCTCTCGGACTTCACCTTCACCGGCCGCTGGCCCGATCCCAAGGGGCTGATCGACGAGTGCCACGCGAACGGCCTCCACGTGCTGCTCTGGCAGATTCCGGTGCAGAAGCATGTTCCCGAGGACCACGCCCAGCACCGCGCCGACGAGGCGCACATGGTGGGGCGCGGCTACGGGGTGAAGGAGGCCGACGGCCGCCCCTACCGCTGCCAGGGGTGGTGGTTCACCGACGGTCTCGTCATGGACTTCACGAACCCGGAGGCGAGCGCGTGGTGGTTTGCCAAACGCGCCTATCTCTTCGACGAGCTCGGGATCGACGGGATGAAGACCGACGGTGGCGAGCACCTGTGGGGCCGGGACCTGCGGCTGCACGACGGGCGGCGCGGCCTGGAGATGTACAACGGCTACCCCAACAGCTACGTGGGTGCGTACCACGCCTTCGTGCAGGAGCGAACCGGGGGCAACGGCCTGACCTTCTCCCGGGCGGGCTTCACGGGCGCGGGGCAGTACCCGGCCCACTGGGCGGGCGACGAGAACAGCACCTGGAACGCCCTGAGAGCCAGCATCCAGGCGGGCCTGTCGGCGGGCGTGAGCGGCGTCTCCCTATGGTCGTGGGACATCGGCGGCTTCAGCGGCGAGATTCCCACGGTGGAGCTGTACCTGCGCTCTGTCGCCTTCGGCGCCTTCTGCCCGGTCATGCAGTACCACAGCGAGTGGAACCCGGCCGTGGAAAACCGGGACCGCACGCCCTGGAACCTTGCCGAGCGCCACCGCGACCCCCGAACGCTGGAGGTGTACCGCCGCTACGCGAAGCTGCGGATGCGGCTGCTCGACTACCTGTACGGGGAAGCGCAGGCGATGAGCGCCGAGGGTCTGCCGCTGATGCGTTACCCGGGGCTCGTGTCCCCGCAGGCGGGGGCCTTTCTCGCCGCCGATCCCCACGCCTACCTCTTCACCCGCGACCTGCTCGTCTGCCCGGTGGTCGAGAAGGGCGCCCAGGCCCGGGAAGTGCGCCTGCCGCCGGGACGATGGGTGGACGCCTGGTCGGGCCGGACCTTCGAGGGGAACCGGGTGGTCCTCGTCCCGGCCCCCCTCGAATGCCTGCCGCTATTTATCCGCGCGGACAGCCCCCGGCTGGAGGAGCTGCGCGTGATTTTCGCCACCTTCTGA
- a CDS encoding ABC transporter substrate-binding protein, with the protein MKKLLTLALLAAASPALAQTTLTYYSFTTDATHMDDMRALIGTFEKENPGVKVNLVTAPFDSYFTKLQTDIAAGNAPDAFDLNYENFVSFASKNALRPLPANLAPANTFYPAALNAFKYGGRQYALPISFSTVVLFYNKDLFDKAGVGYPTATWKWQDVLSAAQKINNPGQRVYGVYQPVQFWEFYKVAQQAGGGLKVSPTVQIDTAANRRALHYLVDKVLVSKVMPTSAQMSGVSPEDMFLNGQLGMLVSGVWMFDKFSKAPFKWDIAVEPGGARKATHFFSNAASVSRTSRNPAAAEKWVRFLSSSPAVATRRIQANWELPALSLSNRTLIDPYLKRPLPSNREAVFDSLRYAVTPPVVDNQSQLQDIVNQELEAASLGTKTVDQALASAQQRVTALLGR; encoded by the coding sequence ATGAAGAAGCTGCTCACGCTCGCCCTGCTCGCCGCCGCCAGCCCCGCCCTCGCCCAGACCACCCTCACGTACTACTCCTTCACGACCGACGCCACCCACATGGACGACATGCGGGCGCTGATCGGGACCTTCGAGAAGGAGAACCCCGGGGTGAAGGTCAACCTCGTCACCGCGCCCTTTGACTCCTACTTCACCAAGCTCCAGACGGACATCGCCGCCGGGAACGCGCCGGACGCCTTCGACCTGAACTACGAGAACTTCGTCTCCTTCGCCTCGAAGAACGCACTGCGGCCCCTGCCCGCCAACCTCGCCCCCGCGAACACCTTCTACCCGGCGGCGCTGAACGCCTTCAAGTACGGGGGCCGCCAGTACGCGCTGCCCATCAGCTTCTCCACGGTGGTCCTCTTCTACAACAAGGACCTCTTCGACAAGGCGGGCGTGGGGTACCCCACCGCGACCTGGAAGTGGCAGGACGTGCTCAGCGCCGCGCAGAAGATCAACAACCCGGGGCAGCGGGTGTACGGCGTCTACCAGCCCGTCCAGTTCTGGGAGTTCTACAAGGTCGCTCAGCAGGCGGGCGGGGGCCTGAAGGTGAGCCCCACGGTGCAGATCGACACGGCGGCCAACCGCCGGGCGCTGCATTACCTGGTGGACAAGGTGCTCGTCTCCAAGGTGATGCCCACCAGCGCCCAGATGAGCGGCGTCAGCCCCGAGGACATGTTCCTGAACGGGCAGCTCGGGATGCTCGTTTCCGGCGTGTGGATGTTCGACAAATTCAGCAAGGCGCCCTTCAAGTGGGACATTGCGGTGGAACCGGGCGGGGCCAGAAAGGCCACCCACTTCTTCTCGAACGCCGCGTCCGTGAGCCGCACGAGCAGAAATCCGGCCGCCGCGGAAAAATGGGTGCGCTTCCTGTCGAGCAGCCCGGCGGTGGCGACGCGGCGCATCCAGGCGAACTGGGAACTGCCCGCGCTGTCGCTCTCCAACCGCACCCTGATCGACCCCTACCTCAAGCGGCCCCTGCCCAGCAACCGCGAGGCCGTGTTCGACAGCCTGCGTTACGCGGTCACCCCACCCGTCGTGGACAACCAGTCGCAGCTCCAAGACATCGTCAACCAGGAACTGGAGGCCGCGAGCCTGGGCACGAAGACCGTCGATCAGGCCCTCGCCAGCGCCCAGCAGCGGGTCACGGCGCTGCTGGGCAGGTGA
- a CDS encoding carbohydrate ABC transporter permease, with translation MTSQARTMVRETGRTRRKPFPWGRTLTFLALLVGAAVMMVPFLWMLSTSLKPSTDVLTLPPRLIPREPTLGAYGEVAASFPIWRVLLNSVVVAVLTTLGQLVVSSMAGYAFARFRFWGRDALFTVFLATLMVPFAVTMTPLFIIVKTLGWTNSYLGLIVPAMFSAFGIFLMRQFFLSLPVELEEAATLDGSSTFSTFWRVMLPLSGPAIATLAVFSFMASWNNFLWPLLIVSHQNLMTLPLALATLQGVYPGQTQWNLIMAGTVLTVTPMILVFLLAQRWVVEGVTTSGLKG, from the coding sequence GTGACCTCGCAGGCCCGGACGATGGTGCGGGAGACCGGGCGTACCCGCCGCAAACCCTTCCCCTGGGGGCGCACCCTGACCTTCCTCGCGCTCCTCGTCGGGGCCGCCGTGATGATGGTGCCGTTCCTGTGGATGCTCTCCACGTCGCTCAAACCCTCGACGGACGTGCTGACGTTACCGCCGCGCCTGATTCCCCGGGAACCCACGCTCGGCGCCTACGGCGAGGTCGCCGCGAGCTTCCCCATCTGGCGCGTGCTGCTCAACTCCGTGGTCGTCGCGGTCCTCACCACGCTCGGCCAACTTGTCGTCAGCTCCATGGCCGGATACGCCTTCGCCCGCTTCCGCTTCTGGGGTCGGGACGCGCTGTTCACGGTCTTCCTCGCGACGCTGATGGTGCCCTTCGCCGTCACGATGACGCCCCTGTTCATCATCGTCAAGACCCTCGGCTGGACGAACTCGTACCTGGGCCTGATCGTTCCGGCGATGTTCAGCGCCTTCGGCATCTTCCTGATGCGCCAGTTCTTCCTGTCGCTGCCGGTCGAGCTGGAGGAGGCCGCCACGCTCGACGGCAGCAGCACCTTCTCCACCTTCTGGCGGGTGATGCTGCCGCTCTCGGGTCCGGCGATTGCCACCCTCGCGGTGTTCTCCTTTATGGCGTCCTGGAACAACTTCCTGTGGCCGCTGCTCATCGTGAGCCACCAGAACCTGATGACCCTGCCGCTCGCGCTCGCCACCTTGCAGGGCGTGTACCCCGGCCAGACCCAGTGGAACCTGATCATGGCCGGAACCGTCCTGACCGTCACCCCGATGATCCTGGTGTTCCTGCTCGCCCAGCGCTGGGTGGTCGAGGGCGTCACCACCAGCGGGCTGAAGGGGTGA
- a CDS encoding carbohydrate ABC transporter permease produces MYERGLRRYGTLALFLGPALIGAAVFLIGPILASLALAFARWDLLTPARLAGLANFRQMLGDPEFWAALRHTLTFIAGYVPPVMVLGFLVAVALNSRIPGRGLLRAVYFLPVVTSWVAVGLVWKWLLNPQYGLINNALSHLGVPGPAWLFDPAYALAAVILTSLWKDLGFVMTILLAGLQTIPQEYYEAAAIDGASPAQLQRLITLPLLMPAVFFALTISLINSFQVFDQVYVMTGGGPAGATTVLIERIVKSAFSYSQMGYAAAMSWVLFGLVFATSFLISRLRGRWAA; encoded by the coding sequence ATGTACGAACGCGGGCTGCGGCGGTACGGAACGCTCGCCCTCTTCCTGGGCCCGGCCCTGATCGGCGCGGCGGTCTTCCTGATCGGCCCGATCCTGGCGTCCCTGGCCCTGGCCTTCGCGCGCTGGGACCTGCTCACCCCGGCGCGCCTCGCGGGGCTGGCGAACTTCCGGCAGATGCTGGGCGACCCCGAGTTCTGGGCGGCGCTGCGGCACACCCTCACCTTCATCGCGGGGTACGTGCCGCCCGTGATGGTCCTGGGCTTCCTGGTCGCGGTGGCGCTCAACAGCCGCATCCCGGGCCGGGGCCTGCTGCGGGCGGTGTACTTCCTGCCCGTCGTCACCTCCTGGGTGGCTGTGGGACTGGTTTGGAAGTGGCTGCTGAACCCGCAGTACGGGCTGATCAACAACGCCCTTTCCCACCTCGGTGTGCCGGGTCCCGCCTGGCTCTTCGACCCCGCCTACGCGCTGGCCGCCGTGATCCTCACCAGCCTGTGGAAGGACCTGGGCTTCGTGATGACGATCCTTCTCGCCGGACTTCAGACCATCCCGCAGGAGTATTACGAGGCCGCTGCCATCGACGGGGCGAGCCCGGCGCAGCTCCAGCGCCTCATCACCCTGCCGCTCCTCATGCCCGCCGTGTTCTTCGCGCTGACGATCAGCCTGATCAACTCCTTTCAGGTGTTCGACCAGGTGTACGTGATGACGGGCGGGGGCCCGGCGGGGGCGACCACGGTCCTGATCGAGCGCATCGTGAAGAGTGCTTTCTCGTACAGCCAGATGGGCTACGCCGCCGCGATGTCGTGGGTGCTGTTCGGGCTGGTGTTCGCCACGTCCTTCCTGATCTCGCGGCTGAGGGGACGGTGGGCGGCGTGA
- a CDS encoding ROK family transcriptional regulator, producing MRSLRGNDQSVVRALNRNALLNMLLHEAPLSRVQLRERSGLSGAAVTAVIAELIEDGLVEEQATGPSTGGRPPVLLTVNYGARAAVGFKLMERGLDAVLANLGGEVGNHVRCDLPDTRPETVVQTAAEVTARLLDGSGVPRERLVGLGMGLPGVIDTESGVCVHSSYLGWHGVPIAELLERATGVPTVIDNDVNAFAAAERLFGHGRQARHLAVVTVGRGIGSGLVANGRTYRGARGGAGELGHTVSERGGRACDCGKRGCLEAYASEPALVARAREAAPDLPLPDIHAVLAQRSDARIGALLTDAGERVGVALANLVNLFNPELIVIGGEGVRLGEPYFSALRRTLRENAFDGLADDLPVVVEPWGDEAWARGAASLAISRTFDLEVT from the coding sequence ATGCGTTCACTCCGCGGCAATGATCAGAGCGTCGTGCGCGCCCTGAACAGAAACGCGCTGCTCAACATGCTTCTGCACGAGGCGCCGCTCAGCCGCGTTCAGCTCCGGGAGCGCTCCGGCCTCAGCGGCGCCGCCGTGACCGCCGTCATCGCGGAACTGATTGAGGACGGCCTGGTCGAGGAGCAGGCGACCGGCCCCTCCACTGGAGGGCGCCCCCCGGTCCTGCTCACGGTCAACTACGGTGCCCGCGCCGCCGTCGGGTTCAAGCTGATGGAGCGCGGGCTGGACGCGGTCCTCGCCAACCTGGGCGGAGAGGTGGGGAACCACGTCCGCTGCGACCTGCCGGATACCCGGCCGGAAACGGTCGTGCAGACCGCCGCCGAGGTCACGGCCCGGCTGCTGGACGGCAGCGGGGTGCCCCGGGAGCGCCTGGTGGGCCTGGGCATGGGGCTGCCCGGCGTGATCGACACGGAGAGCGGGGTCTGCGTCCACTCCTCGTATCTGGGGTGGCACGGGGTGCCCATCGCCGAGTTGCTGGAGCGGGCGACCGGTGTGCCCACCGTGATCGACAACGATGTCAACGCCTTCGCGGCGGCCGAACGCCTCTTCGGCCACGGCCGCCAGGCCCGGCACCTCGCCGTCGTCACCGTGGGCCGGGGCATCGGGTCGGGGCTGGTGGCGAACGGGCGGACGTACCGGGGCGCGCGGGGCGGCGCTGGGGAACTCGGCCACACCGTCAGCGAGCGGGGCGGCCGGGCCTGCGACTGCGGCAAGCGCGGCTGCCTGGAGGCGTACGCCTCCGAACCCGCCCTCGTCGCCCGCGCCCGAGAGGCCGCCCCCGACCTCCCCCTCCCCGACATCCACGCGGTCCTGGCACAGCGCAGCGACGCCCGCATCGGGGCGCTGTTGACCGACGCCGGGGAGCGGGTGGGCGTCGCCCTCGCCAACCTCGTCAACCTCTTCAACCCGGAACTCATTGTGATTGGCGGGGAGGGGGTGCGCCTGGGCGAGCCCTACTTTTCCGCTCTGCGCCGCACGCTGCGCGAGAATGCCTTCGACGGGCTGGCGGACGACCTGCCCGTCGTGGTCGAACCCTGGGGCGACGAGGCCTGGGCGCGGGGGGCGGCCAGCCTGGCGATCAGCCGGACCTTTGACCTGGAGGTGACGTGA